One window of the Bradyrhizobium sp. NP1 genome contains the following:
- a CDS encoding methyl-accepting chemotaxis protein, whose amino-acid sequence MSEPTEAGGLADAARAGRPSQAAVGPGRRRWIASVRMRIVLLAVIPVIGFFANGASFDLNERQVGKAFDNSAESRRLIEAGLELKGALATLLDTVREFSAQPSADLIEAFDKAYGIAENDIATLASHSAAEDRGLIGGLGDQLGALRTKFASLADEQTRFGLTNADGIRGRLQAAGAAIDRASTGAAGGLDDKSLMLSLLTLRRLDFEYRIARTGFIPQLFRSEIEHAAALLQRAGLPGDDRDELAAALAEYGEAFEGWMRNAATVAPLFSAIKSDIQLMLPQASELVGAARERAARAAIAQQDSQALARSMVMGIGIATAGIGLLLSWLIGRSISTPLKRLTEAMEHLAGGRTDIEIPGTALKSEIGSMARTVEVFKRNAEEMRELTAQQLEARKKLNAERRQLLVEAAHRFEDSVAHLLDEASHATGRVETCVGDMKTRIDDVARHADSVRSATGQTLSNARAVSSAIDDMTRSVEQISQRTTQSANFCANTSTAANEACAAIENLAEQCLEISSIVNVIRQIAEQTNLLALNATIEAARAGDSGRGFAVVAEEVKNLAGQTAKEIEGIESKIESIQSATASSVETVKHISGLAVKSREATAEIAVAVERQSATARQISSNVGEAGKTTQAVADILDLVTGDVSAAERATGDVLADVGLLKQKFDLLVRQIKEFLTSMKEAELDRLAG is encoded by the coding sequence CTCGGTGCGCATGCGCATCGTCCTGCTCGCCGTCATCCCGGTGATCGGCTTTTTCGCCAATGGCGCCAGCTTCGACCTCAACGAGCGGCAGGTCGGCAAGGCTTTCGACAATTCCGCGGAGTCGCGCCGGCTGATCGAGGCCGGTCTCGAGCTGAAGGGTGCGCTGGCGACACTGCTCGATACGGTGAGGGAATTTTCCGCGCAGCCGAGCGCTGATCTGATCGAGGCGTTCGACAAGGCCTACGGGATCGCCGAGAACGACATCGCGACGCTGGCCTCGCATTCGGCCGCCGAGGACCGCGGCCTGATCGGCGGGCTTGGCGACCAGCTCGGGGCGCTGCGCACCAAGTTTGCCTCGCTCGCGGACGAGCAGACCCGGTTCGGCCTCACCAATGCCGACGGCATCCGCGGCCGGCTGCAGGCTGCGGGTGCCGCGATCGATCGCGCCTCGACCGGCGCGGCCGGCGGCCTCGACGACAAGAGCCTGATGCTGTCGCTGCTGACGCTGCGCCGGCTCGATTTCGAGTACCGCATTGCGCGCACCGGCTTCATCCCGCAGCTTTTCCGCAGCGAGATCGAGCATGCGGCGGCGCTGCTGCAGCGCGCAGGCCTGCCGGGCGATGATCGCGACGAGCTCGCCGCGGCGCTCGCCGAATATGGCGAGGCGTTCGAGGGATGGATGCGCAATGCCGCGACGGTCGCGCCGCTGTTCAGCGCCATCAAGTCCGATATCCAGCTCATGCTGCCGCAAGCTTCCGAGCTGGTCGGCGCCGCGCGCGAACGGGCCGCAAGGGCTGCGATCGCGCAGCAGGACTCGCAGGCCCTGGCGCGCAGCATGGTGATGGGCATCGGCATTGCGACCGCCGGTATCGGCCTGCTGCTGAGCTGGCTGATCGGCCGCAGCATCTCGACGCCGCTGAAGCGGCTGACCGAGGCGATGGAGCACCTCGCGGGCGGCCGCACCGACATCGAAATCCCCGGCACGGCGCTGAAAAGCGAGATCGGCTCGATGGCGCGCACCGTCGAGGTGTTCAAGCGCAATGCCGAGGAGATGCGCGAGCTGACGGCGCAGCAGCTGGAGGCGCGCAAGAAGCTCAACGCCGAGCGCCGCCAGCTCCTGGTCGAGGCCGCGCATCGTTTCGAGGATTCGGTCGCTCACCTGCTGGACGAGGCCTCGCACGCCACCGGCCGGGTCGAGACCTGCGTCGGCGACATGAAGACGCGGATCGACGACGTGGCGCGCCACGCCGACAGCGTGCGCTCGGCGACCGGGCAGACGCTCAGCAATGCCAGGGCGGTGTCGAGCGCGATCGACGACATGACGCGCTCGGTCGAGCAGATTTCGCAGCGCACGACGCAGAGCGCGAATTTCTGCGCCAACACTTCCACCGCCGCGAACGAGGCCTGCGCCGCGATCGAAAACCTCGCCGAGCAGTGCCTGGAGATTTCCAGCATCGTCAACGTGATCCGCCAGATCGCCGAGCAGACCAACCTGCTGGCGCTCAATGCCACGATCGAGGCGGCGCGCGCCGGCGACAGCGGCCGCGGCTTCGCGGTCGTCGCCGAGGAGGTGAAGAATCTCGCCGGGCAGACCGCCAAGGAGATCGAGGGCATCGAGAGCAAGATCGAAAGCATTCAAAGCGCGACCGCAAGCTCGGTCGAGACGGTCAAGCACATTTCCGGGCTTGCGGTGAAGTCGCGCGAGGCGACGGCGGAGATCGCGGTCGCAGTCGAGCGCCAGAGCGCAACCGCGCGCCAGATCTCGAGCAATGTCGGCGAGGCCGGCAAGACGACCCAGGCGGTCGCCGACATCCTCGACCTGGTGACGGGCGACGTGTCGGCGGCGGAACGTGCAACCGGAGACGTGCTGGCCGATGTCGGGCTCCTGAAGCAGAAATTCGACCTTTTGGTCCGCCAGATCAAGGAGTTCCTCACCTCGATGAAGGAGGCCGAACTCGATCGATTGGCGGGTTGA
- the hpaD gene encoding 3,4-dihydroxyphenylacetate 2,3-dioxygenase yields the protein MAIPTSNHNPPFNIVRLSHIVLTVTDLAASRKFYADLLGLQVTDENDKRIYLRAMEERGHHCIVLQQGDVAVAGDLGFKVQDDEHLERAKAFFDRSGLATQWVEEPHQGRTFRTRDPQGIPLEFYSRMDRLPAIHQQYALYKGIKPLRIDHFNCFSPDVGAAVHFYNSIGFRLTEYTDTQETGDLWAAWMHRKGGVHDIAFTNGIGPRLHHVAFWVPTPLNIIDLLDVMSTSGYLANIERGPGRHGISNAFFLYIRDPDGHRIEFYCSDYQTVDPDHEPIRWDLKDPQRQTLWGAAAPRSWFEEGSVFAGTEPRKPKLLATPIVAP from the coding sequence ATGGCGATCCCGACCTCAAACCACAATCCGCCCTTCAACATCGTCCGTCTCAGCCACATCGTGCTCACGGTCACCGATCTTGCGGCGTCCCGGAAGTTCTATGCCGACCTGCTCGGCCTGCAGGTCACCGACGAGAACGACAAGCGCATCTATTTGCGCGCGATGGAGGAGCGCGGCCATCACTGCATCGTGCTCCAGCAGGGCGATGTCGCGGTTGCGGGCGATCTCGGCTTCAAGGTGCAGGACGACGAGCATCTCGAGCGCGCGAAGGCGTTCTTCGACAGAAGCGGGCTCGCCACCCAATGGGTCGAGGAGCCGCATCAGGGCCGCACCTTCAGGACGCGGGATCCCCAGGGCATTCCGCTCGAATTCTATTCGCGGATGGACCGCCTGCCGGCGATCCATCAGCAATACGCCCTGTACAAGGGCATCAAGCCGCTGCGCATCGACCATTTCAACTGCTTTTCGCCCGATGTCGGCGCGGCCGTGCATTTCTACAATTCGATCGGCTTCCGGCTCACAGAGTACACCGACACGCAGGAGACCGGCGACCTCTGGGCGGCCTGGATGCACCGCAAGGGCGGCGTGCACGATATCGCCTTCACCAACGGCATCGGGCCGCGGCTGCATCACGTGGCGTTCTGGGTGCCGACGCCGCTCAACATCATCGACCTGCTCGACGTGATGTCGACCTCGGGCTACCTCGCCAATATCGAGCGCGGCCCCGGCCGCCACGGCATCTCGAACGCGTTCTTCCTCTACATCCGCGATCCCGACGGCCATCGCATCGAGTTCTATTGCTCGGATTACCAGACCGTCGATCCCGACCACGAGCCGATCCGTTGGGACCTCAAGGATCCGCAGCGCCAGACGCTGTGGGGCGCGGCCGCGCCGCGCTCATGGTTCGAGGAGGGCAGCGTGTTTGCCGGCACCGAGCCGAGAAAGCCGAAGCTGCTCGCGACCCCGATCGTCGCGCCATAA
- the hpaR gene encoding homoprotocatechuate degradation operon regulator HpaR, whose product MIDDTSSAGARLRGFSMSLPMALLRAREAVMQHFRAMLRSFGITEQQWRVLRALASKRTVEFSELVEMTFLLAPSMSRILKELESRKLIVRRTTDEDLRKINVSITAAGLRLIEKVAPHSEFIYAQISSRYGLKKLATLQAMLKDLELALSGELIAQPSGNESKTSGRLKAGSRSASN is encoded by the coding sequence ATGATCGACGATACCTCCTCCGCCGGCGCCCGACTTCGGGGCTTCTCGATGTCGCTGCCGATGGCGCTGTTGCGCGCCCGCGAGGCGGTGATGCAGCATTTCCGGGCCATGCTGCGCAGCTTCGGAATCACCGAGCAGCAATGGCGGGTGCTGCGGGCGCTGGCCTCGAAGCGGACGGTGGAATTTTCCGAGCTGGTCGAGATGACCTTCCTGCTCGCGCCCAGCATGTCGCGCATCCTGAAGGAGCTGGAGAGCCGCAAGCTGATCGTGCGGCGCACCACCGACGAGGACCTGCGCAAGATCAACGTCTCCATCACGGCCGCCGGCCTGCGGCTGATCGAGAAGGTCGCGCCGCATTCCGAATTCATCTATGCGCAGATCTCCTCCCGCTACGGCCTGAAGAAGCTCGCGACCCTGCAGGCGATGCTGAAGGATCTCGAACTGGCGCTGTCGGGGGAGTTGATCGCGCAGCCGTCGGGCAACGAAAGCAAGACCAGCGGTCGCCTCAAGGCCGGTTCGCGCTCGGCATCGAATTGA
- a CDS encoding glycoside hydrolase family 16 protein, with amino-acid sequence MTPRAVIVIAWLAATTPALAGDELAAAPAALSLLATTDPLDQSCRRIAAAGMRTFETVPLYRTFHDDFDQHPLASGRWVPHYAGGASWPEANYWGGAGSDFKRKDAWNGEQQIYVDPRYGGRSTTPLGLDPFKVRDGVLSIEARRTPAALKDVLFDNEFISGILTTQASFSQKYGYFEIRAKIPVGTGVWPAFWMLANDGGWPPEIDVMEGRGQRPGDLVMTTHWRIRQSGRVESCGFDFVQPDASTAFHDYGVLWERDRIVYFIDRKPVSDIRTPIGFDDPMYMIVNLAMGAKNFQGVGFVDGETPNTVAFEIDRISAYQIDQR; translated from the coding sequence GTGACGCCGCGTGCCGTGATCGTGATCGCTTGGCTTGCAGCCACCACGCCCGCGCTGGCCGGGGACGAGCTTGCGGCGGCCCCGGCCGCGCTGAGCCTGCTGGCGACCACCGATCCGCTCGATCAAAGCTGCCGCCGCATCGCGGCCGCCGGCATGCGGACGTTCGAAACCGTCCCGCTGTACCGGACTTTTCACGACGATTTCGACCAGCATCCGCTCGCCAGCGGAAGGTGGGTGCCGCACTACGCGGGCGGGGCGTCCTGGCCGGAGGCCAACTACTGGGGCGGCGCCGGCTCCGACTTCAAGCGCAAGGACGCCTGGAACGGCGAGCAGCAGATCTATGTCGATCCGCGCTATGGCGGGCGCTCGACCACGCCGCTCGGGCTCGATCCCTTCAAGGTGCGGGACGGCGTGCTCTCGATCGAGGCGAGGCGCACGCCGGCTGCGCTCAAGGATGTGCTGTTCGACAATGAATTCATCTCGGGCATCCTGACGACGCAGGCTTCGTTTTCGCAGAAATACGGCTATTTCGAAATCCGGGCGAAAATCCCCGTCGGCACCGGCGTCTGGCCGGCGTTCTGGATGCTCGCCAATGACGGCGGCTGGCCGCCGGAGATCGACGTCATGGAAGGGCGCGGGCAGCGGCCGGGCGACCTCGTGATGACCACGCATTGGCGGATTCGGCAAAGCGGCCGGGTAGAATCCTGCGGCTTCGACTTCGTGCAGCCCGATGCGTCCACGGCCTTTCACGATTACGGCGTGCTGTGGGAACGCGACCGCATCGTCTATTTCATCGACCGCAAGCCGGTCTCCGACATCCGTACCCCCATAGGATTCGACGATCCCATGTACATGATCGTCAATCTGGCGATGGGTGCGAAGAACTTTCAGGGCGTCGGATTCGTCGACGGCGAAACGCCCAACACTGTCGCGTTCGAGATCGACCGGATTTCCGCCTATCAGATCGACCAGCGCTGA
- a CDS encoding GH1 family beta-glucosidase, with the protein MAEKFSRRQFASLAGLSVAALAAGPLRAQDSGGLSRGAASFPSGFIWGTATSAYQIEGAVKEDGRGPSIWDVFSHTPGKIADRSNADRANDHYHRYKEDVGLIRDLGARAYRFSIAWPRVFPEGKGKPNPKGLDFYNRLLDELLASGIEPFATLYHWDLPQALQDRVGGWQSVETSKAFADYAGYVAERLSDRVKSFFTVNEAGRFVNFGYGWGIDAPGLKLAPALLNQVRHNVALGHGLAVQAIRAKARPGTRVGLAENIAACLPAIDTPENIAATEIATRELNAGLLNVILTGQYTEHFLAYAGKDAPKYTADELRIIGSPIDFVGLNIYAPQYYIVASDKVPGFTVLPFPSSFPRMNSDWLRIGPETAYWVPRIAAKIWNTGTIYISENGASADDKVSPDGHIYDLDRIMFLRNYLVQLQRAITDGAPVRGYFLWSLMDNFEWIYGFGKRFGVYRVDFDTLVRTPKLSVAFYRNVIARNAVEA; encoded by the coding sequence ATGGCTGAAAAATTCTCGCGCAGGCAATTTGCGAGCCTTGCCGGGCTGTCGGTCGCGGCGCTGGCGGCAGGACCGCTGAGGGCGCAGGACAGTGGGGGGCTGTCGCGCGGGGCGGCCAGCTTTCCCTCCGGCTTCATCTGGGGCACGGCCACCTCGGCCTATCAGATCGAAGGCGCGGTCAAGGAGGACGGCCGCGGTCCGTCGATCTGGGACGTTTTCAGCCACACCCCCGGCAAGATCGCCGACCGCAGCAATGCCGATCGCGCCAACGACCACTACCACCGCTACAAGGAGGACGTCGGCCTGATCCGCGACCTCGGCGCCAGGGCCTATCGCTTCTCGATCGCCTGGCCGCGGGTGTTTCCGGAAGGCAAGGGCAAGCCGAACCCCAAGGGGCTCGACTTCTACAACCGCCTGCTCGACGAGCTGCTGGCAAGCGGCATCGAGCCCTTCGCCACCCTTTATCACTGGGACCTGCCGCAGGCGCTGCAGGACCGCGTCGGCGGCTGGCAGTCGGTCGAGACCTCGAAAGCCTTCGCCGATTATGCCGGCTATGTGGCCGAACGGTTGAGCGATCGCGTCAAATCCTTCTTCACCGTCAACGAGGCGGGCCGCTTCGTGAATTTCGGCTATGGCTGGGGCATCGATGCGCCGGGGCTGAAGCTCGCGCCGGCACTGCTCAACCAGGTCCGTCACAACGTCGCGCTGGGCCATGGGCTTGCCGTGCAGGCGATCCGTGCCAAAGCGCGCCCGGGCACCCGCGTCGGGCTGGCCGAGAACATCGCGGCCTGCCTGCCTGCGATCGACACGCCCGAGAACATTGCCGCGACCGAGATCGCGACGCGCGAGCTCAATGCCGGGCTGCTCAACGTCATCCTGACCGGCCAATATACCGAGCATTTCCTCGCCTATGCCGGCAAGGACGCGCCGAAATACACCGCCGACGAGCTGCGGATCATCGGCTCGCCGATCGATTTCGTCGGCCTCAATATCTACGCGCCGCAATATTACATCGTCGCGTCCGACAAGGTGCCGGGTTTCACCGTGCTGCCGTTTCCCTCCTCCTTTCCCCGCATGAATTCGGATTGGCTGCGCATCGGCCCGGAAACCGCCTATTGGGTGCCGCGGATCGCCGCCAAGATCTGGAACACCGGCACGATCTACATCAGCGAGAACGGCGCCTCCGCCGACGACAAGGTCTCGCCCGACGGCCACATCTACGATCTCGACCGCATCATGTTCCTGCGCAACTATCTCGTGCAGTTGCAGCGCGCGATCACCGACGGCGCGCCGGTGCGCGGCTATTTCCTCTGGAGCCTGATGGACAATTTCGAGTGGATCTACGGTTTCGGCAAGCGGTTCGGCGTCTACCGGGTCGACTTCGACACGCTGGTCCGCACCCCCAAGCTCAGCGTCGCCTTTTACCGCAACGTGATCGCGCGCAACGCGGTCGAGGCGTAG
- a CDS encoding ABC transporter substrate-binding protein: MAGSVLSGAPATAEDQAESADEIRIGNVMPYTGPLAAFSSIGKAEAAYFDMVNEHGGINGRKVRFVSYDDSSDPEAAREKTRKLVEADQVLLVFGSFGTPGNLAVRPYLNEHKVPQLFLASGDEEWSKPKAFPYTMGWQPAFRAEGRIYANYIQASYPERKIAVLWQNDQFGRDLFRGLQEGLGDWARMIVSDIAFDLSDKSIDTQIDLLKDSGAEILLFDGAPAVAALAIRRMAEIDWHPVFLLDNTSASIANALRPAGLENSIGVISTSFLKNPGDPAWNDDAGMKQWSDFMDKYFPDGNKEDGNALFGYAAAETLHQVLKQCGNDLSRENVMRQAASLKEFRSAILLPGIAINTGPEDFRPIQQMRLVQFDGSTWQPIGDTLESAFVDAPK, translated from the coding sequence ATGGCCGGCTCGGTTCTGTCCGGCGCACCGGCCACGGCCGAGGACCAGGCCGAATCCGCCGACGAGATCCGCATCGGCAATGTGATGCCCTATACCGGGCCCCTGGCGGCGTTTTCGAGCATCGGAAAGGCCGAAGCGGCCTATTTCGACATGGTCAACGAGCATGGCGGCATCAATGGCCGCAAGGTCAGGTTCGTTTCCTATGACGACAGCTCCGATCCGGAGGCGGCACGCGAGAAGACGCGCAAGCTGGTCGAGGCCGACCAGGTGCTGCTGGTGTTCGGTTCGTTCGGCACGCCGGGCAACCTGGCCGTGCGGCCCTACCTGAACGAGCACAAGGTCCCGCAGCTTTTCCTCGCTTCCGGCGACGAGGAATGGAGCAAGCCGAAGGCGTTCCCCTACACCATGGGCTGGCAGCCGGCATTCCGCGCCGAGGGCCGGATCTACGCCAATTACATCCAGGCCTCCTATCCTGAGCGCAAGATCGCGGTGCTCTGGCAGAACGATCAGTTCGGCCGTGATCTGTTCCGCGGATTGCAGGAGGGGCTCGGCGACTGGGCGCGGATGATCGTTTCCGATATCGCCTTCGACCTCTCCGACAAGTCGATCGATACCCAGATCGACCTGCTCAAGGACTCCGGCGCGGAAATCCTGCTGTTCGATGGCGCCCCGGCGGTCGCGGCGCTGGCGATCCGCCGGATGGCGGAGATCGACTGGCACCCGGTATTCCTGCTCGACAACACCTCGGCCTCGATTGCGAACGCGCTGCGCCCGGCCGGGCTGGAGAATTCGATCGGCGTGATCTCGACCAGCTTTCTCAAGAATCCCGGCGATCCCGCCTGGAACGACGATGCCGGCATGAAGCAATGGTCCGACTTCATGGACAAATACTTTCCCGACGGGAACAAGGAGGACGGCAACGCGCTGTTCGGCTATGCCGCCGCCGAGACGCTGCATCAGGTGCTGAAGCAGTGCGGCAACGACCTCTCGCGCGAGAATGTGATGCGGCAGGCCGCCTCGCTGAAGGAGTTCCGCAGCGCGATCCTGCTGCCGGGCATTGCCATCAACACCGGGCCGGAGGATTTCCGCCCCATCCAGCAGATGCGGCTGGTGCAATTCGACGGCAGCACCTGGCAGCCGATCGGCGACACGCTCGAGAGCGCCTTCGTCGACGCCCCGAAGTAG